In the Bos mutus isolate GX-2022 chromosome 10, NWIPB_WYAK_1.1, whole genome shotgun sequence genome, gattccagcttgtgcttcatccagcccagcatttcacatgatgtactctgcatgtaagttaagtaagcagggtgacaatatacagccttgacgtactccttttcctatttggaaccagtctgttgttccatgtccagttctaactgttgcttcttgacctgcatacagatttctcaggaggcaggtcaggtggtctggcatccccatctcttttagaattttccacagtttgttgtgatccacacaaagggtttggcatagtcaataagcagaaatagatgtgtttctggaactctcttgcttttttgatgatccaacggatgttggcaatttgatctctggttcttctgacttttctaaatccagcttgaacatctggatgttcacggttcacgtactgttgaagcctggcttggagaattttgagcattactttgctagcgtgtgagatgaggacaattgtgcagtagtctgaacattctttggcattgcctttctttggggttggaatgaaaattgaccttttccagtcctgtggccactgctgagttttctagatttgctggcatgttgagtgcagcactttcacagcatcatctttgaggatttgaaatagctcacccggaatttcatcacctccactagctttatttgtagtgatgtttcctaaggtccacttgacttcatattctaggatgtctggctctaggtgagtgatcacaccatcgtgattacctgggtcatgaagatctttttgtatagttcttctgtttattcttgccatctcttcttaatatcttctgcttctgttaggtccatacggtttctgtcctttatcgagcccatctttgcatgaaacattcccttggtatctctaattttcttgaagagatctctagtctttcccattctactgttttctgcTAATTCTTTGCATATGGGACTAtaaaaacattttgtaataacctataatggaaaataatataaaatgaaaaaatatatatagctgaattactttgctgtactcctgaaactaacacaatattttaaatcaactatactccaattaaaaaaagttacaaataaaaCCTCATCAGCCATTGTAATTAGTATAATTTTTGTCAAATTTAATGCTAAGATACTTGAGTTTCACAAACTATACTTACCCCTTACTGTTCCCAtcagtgccattgccttcatttcTATGACCACAGCAAGTTATTTACGTTGTCTTTACAACAATAGGTACTTTTCATCTCTCTTAGACATGCTCAAGGTTGTAAAATGCACAAAGCAAAAAGTAATTCAATTGGAAAGACTGAGTCTCTTGTTAGTGTCAAGATATTTAAACATTTAGCTCAAGTATTGATTCTTTTGcattaaaatcaattttagatGTTAACAATTGCTAATCTAATTGCTAGTGATGCTGCAATTAACAGAAGAACACAAATCATGGGCATCAAGTACACATTAAAGtcaagtaatttttttccttaattctttGAGGGTATTGATCAAACCCAATGTAATTTCTCTTTCCAAATGGAATTCTGGCTCTTATGTAAGAATGATGAAGTAAAAACATCCCCTGTAAAGGGCTATCTCACCTCCTTCCATGTCAatggaaaggaggaaatgaaaattaaacattataGCCAAAGCACAGATGAGAGACTGGATACACTGATCACCATCTATTTTGATTACAACAATTGTTGGGGCTAAATGCTTGATCTATGTTTGAGAATGGCAGTTACTCTGcttaaaagaaaggaagtgatCAACATTGTGATGTAGCTGAGATTTATCTGTATCAAATCTAACTATGTTTTGGGATATACTGAAAATCTTGATCTATATAAAAGTTTCCAATTTCGCAGAACTTTATTCTCTGTCAGTACCTAGAAAAGTCTTTGAAATGGATCGGAACTCTACAAATGAAAGGAGGAGTGCAAATGGAGTGAATAAGGTCCCAAACACTCTGTATGATTCCACAAGTTTTAACCACAGTCACATTTTCCTTCCATGATTACTCTATGCTCACTTCAGGGGAAAGATATTTAGTGAATCAGAAACTGGAAGTAGGTCTCCATTGGAGTCTATGACATATTTGCTATGATGTTCGTGATTTACATAGCCTCTTCCTCTCCACTCCTAATTGATGAGAACTggaccaaggctcagagaaggcaatggcaccccactccagtactcttgcctggaaaatcccatggacggaggagcctggtaggctgcagtccatggggtcgctacagtcggacacgactgagcgacttcactttcacttttcacttatatgcattggagaaggaaatggcaacccactccagtgttcttgcctggagaatcccagggacgggggagcttggtgggctgctgtctatggggtcgcacagagtcggacacgactgaagtgacttagcagcagcagcaggaccaagGTTAAGTTGATGGAAATACTTAAGCATTTTCTCTAGTTTTCCCCACAAAGATCAACACAAGGACCAGCAATGGTGTTGTTTATGTTAGGCTGACTTACTGTCTCATGCTGCTCCTCATTTCTAACATCCATGATTCATTCACAGTATTTCATCAAATGCACTCATAAAGTGGGATTAATCACATTTGCCTATAATAGTGAATGATTATTGCTTTTGTCTTAATCTTCAGATAAAAGCATTTGAATCTCCTCTGAATACACCTTCTCTactcaatccatggggttacaagtaCAGACATTCTCACCCCCAACTCCACAGATGGGCATGTAAACCCAGGGCTGATGGAACCAGAGCATGGAATCCTGTCATCCTAGATCTTTGGTCCCCTGCCACAGCCTTCTGTGCAGCAAAGGATTTTGCCCCCAGGCCAAGTTGGAAACATCATCTGTGAAGAAATTTAATCAGTTTATGTGATATATTCATGCAATAGTAATTCAAAATAGGGGTTGGCATACCAGAGAGGACCGAAAATGCTTTGGCATTTGGGGAGAGGACCAGCCTGACCACCTGCCCCCAGCAACCTAAAGTAAATTCTATCATCCACATTCCTaccaaaaaacacaaaatctaGCTCTAATTCtggagcagaagaaaggaaacccCACTCAAGCCACCTATATCAATTGCATTTGTCCTTGATCCACAAATAAATGAGTTAAAGACCATGGATTAGTAGGAAATTCTGCACCTCAAGTTTACTTGGATAACAactgaaataaattttgaaagaacTGACCTGACAGtggaaatataaataattcataaaacagaagaagctataaggAATTCTCATTAATGTCCAAAAAGAGAATATATTCACTTTTAAACCAAAATAGACTACTATGAAAGAAGAGCAGTTGGGAAGCAATGAAGAGTTCATGGAAATTAAGAATAcatcaccaaaataaaaaataaatcgaAAAAGTGCAAGAAAACAAATCAGGAAAATCTCCTGCAATATAGAGTAAAAAGACCAAAGACAGAAAACATGAGGGAAAAAATGTCAAGAGAAGTAGAACTGAAAAAACCAATATCTGTCCTACACAGATGTTCTAGgaacagagaaatgagaaaaaaattaaaaaaggaatagAAGAACATACCCTAGAgttgatataaaatataaaacttcagaTTGAAAGAGAaccagtttggaaaaaaaaagattcattctGAAACTTCAGAATATGTATAAAGAGAACACACCAAAGTCTTTGGGTTGGCGGGGGGGGTGAATAGGGGAAACTTTACTACAAACAAGTAATGATTTCAGGGATTCCACGGACACATGGGATGCAAGAAAGCAATGGAGGAAAGCAGAGCAACTATGGGAGATACTTAACATTCTAGCCAGAGGAGTGGCCAGTGGGGGGATGGAGCAGGCCAGGGACTGCTTACGCCTGAGATGGACAACAGCCCAGCACACACCAGAGGTAGAAGTCCAAGTGAAATGTCAAAGGAAttacaactgagcaaccaagagTGTCAGTTGTACCTAAGGGAATCTAGCAGATGCAAATATGTGTAACAGATTTCCAGGTGAAATCAAGACAGGTATTCTTAGTTGAGACACCAAGAAGTGATAAAAACAGTAGTGGAACATAAAGATAGTTGGCTCCTAGTGAAAAATCCGtacttttatatctttataaggtataaaataataaagtaataatataatgtataatgtaaTAAAGATATTATCcatgaaaaatagaaaagcaagcaagaaagCAATGGAGTAATGCTTTCAAATAACtaaggaaaaaacattttgaacATAAAATTCTGTATGCAGCCACACCATCAaccaagtgtgaaagtgaaatgaagacATTTCATACATGCAAAGACTTAGACCAGTTCTTATATAGCTCTTCTGAAAAAAGTTGAAAAGTACCAAAATATACTTCAGCAACACCAAAGAGGAATCCATGACAAAGGATGACACAGACTCTAAGAAACAGCAAAAGTAACCCACAAAGACCATACAAAGAAACAGTGGGAATAAATTTATGCAATGTGACAATAAAATAGTCTGTTTAAAAGTAACTATTCCAAAAACAGTACAAATAACAATCGGGataattacaaaatatattttctctttcaacaaGAGAATTACAAACTCTGTGAAAATTGTGGTCCATAGATGCAGTAAGCTAAGACAAGGCATTCATTTGAGAAATGGATAAACTGTATGAAAGGAATATCCATTTCCCTTTGTTATAGGAAAATCTCAGAGTAGCACAGGTTTAGGAACATAAAATTACAACTCCTTTTCTATGGATTCAATCATCCCACCTAGATCTGTAACAAATACTAGTTACATAATCATAATACCGTAAGTGCTATTATTTGGACTTGAATTTCATAATAGATTTATAGATGAAGACGAAGTATGGAAAATTCAGGTTGTAAGTGTTATTATAAACTATGCAAAAGAGAGTTACAAAGTTGAAAGGATTTCTGATTTCTGGTCAGAAATATAAGATGCTTTAAAATCACCACTCCATCCTAACAACTAACAAAAAGCCTGAAAATCAACAACTTTTCTTAAATCCCTTAGAGAATTGAAGTCACGGGGCAAACTGCTGCCCTCAAAATCGGAGAGACAAACAGGCCAATAGAAAGAATCACAATTTACTGGAGGAGAATCCTAAATGGAAATCAGACCATGTTCCTTTAAACCATGACATGAGGACCAGCTTTCAACTAAAAGTTACAGGGCAAACTGAAAGGCAATCAACACATTTTGCAGAGAAGGAACAGCATCAGAATCAAATTCAGATATGTCagggatgttggaattatcagtcCAAGTATTCAAATAACTATGATTAACATGCTAAAAGCCCTGATGGATAAAGCAGACAACATACAAGAATAGATGGGCAAGAAGAAAGATGGAAATGTTAAAAGAGAGTCAAAATGAATTCTAGAcatcaaaaacagaaatgaagaatgtgaTTACTTCTGACGGGCTTTGGTGGGCTCATTCATAGAGTGGACATGGCTGAAGAAGAAGCATGAGATTATATCAATAAAAAGctccaaaactgaaaagaaaaaaagactttaaaaaaaaggaacagattcATGGACAACTACAGAAGGTATAACAAAGATATTCCTTTTGGGAATGCCAGAAACAGAATTTCCTCAGATTAATATTAAACAACAAATCACACATCCAGGAAACTCAAAGAACAATAAGTAGGATCAGTTCTCCCCAAATGACACACAGGCATACAGCATTCAAactacagaaaatcaaagataaagaaattttGAATGAGGCCAGAGGGGGAATAATACCACACCTACAGAGGAACAAACATATGAATTGAGATCTGACTTCTCAAAAATTATGCAAGTAAGAGGgtggagtgaaatatttaaagtgttgaagagaaagaaacattaaCCTAGAATTCTACATCCTGAGAAATTATCATTCAAAAGTGAAGGAGAGGCAGTGTGCCAGGTGATGGTCACACAGGTCTCTTGCTTCAACAGTGTTTGGAGGGAACAGACCCAAGGACACCCCTTGCTCCAGCCTCCCATCACCCTCCAATCTTTTTTCCAATCATAACCTTCAGAATCAGCCATTCAGCTGTCTTCAGTCACTAGGACCAGCCAACACCATTTTCTGAGCTTACTTCCTTATTACCCATCAACTGTGAGATTCGTCAGAATTATTCCACAGAGGTGAGGGCCACCATCAACCTCCTGGTCAACATGCATCTGCAGGCCTCCTACACCTACCTCTCTTTGGACTTCTATTTTCACCAAGAAAATGTGGGTCTGAAGGGCATGGGCCATTTTTTCTGCCAGTTGGCCTAGGAGAATGGTAAAGGTGCCCAGCTGTCTCTCGAAAATGTGAAACCAGTGTTGGGGTCGTGTCCCCTTCCAGGACGTGCAGAAACCATCTCAAGATGAGTAAGGTAAAACCCAGGATGCTATGGAAGCCACCCTTCTCATGCAGAAGAACCCGAGCCATGCCCTTTTAGATCCACATGGCCCCCGCAGACCCCCACCTCTGTGACTTCCTGGAGAGTCACTTCTTGGAGGAGCAGGTGAAACTCATCAAGAAGATGGGTGACCACCTGACCAACCTCCACAGGCTGGCTGGTCTTCAGGCTGGGTTAAGGGAGTATCTCTTGGAAGCACGACTAGAGACTTCTGGAGCCTATTGGACTTTGAGGAGCCCCTCTGATGTCAGGGCTTCTACATGAAGCCCCTCTCTGCAGCCACTAGGCAGCTTTTTAACTCCCCGGGAGCCCTCTCCCAAACCTTGGACCAAATGCAAACAATAAGACTTTttgcagaaaaaaacaaagtgaatgaGAAATTAAGATGTTCTCAAACAAAGATTGAGAGATATTTGTTGCCAATAGATCTGctttttcagaaatgtttaaGGAAGTTCTTCagacaaaaggaaaattacataGATCAGAAACTCGGGTTTacataaggaaaaaaacattaGAGAAAGAATAAGCGAAGGTAAAATAAAGCttttttgcttcaaaataataaaagcaacaatATATCCTATGATTttaccaaaatgaaaagaaactgggAGGCAGAGACAATGAAGTTAAGAGAAGTGTAGCCATACTAATTTCCTCATCTTACCTAGGAGAGAATCAAGTTTTACTAAATAGTTGATGgatcaagaaaaaagaagtttaaatatatttttgtaagcTATATAGTAAgttataaaataatcaaaattgcATGAAAGAGTAGGGAACTGAGAAGTGTTAAATGGGCTAAACTCCAAATCTTTCATTGAAGACATGCAGGAGTATTCCTGACAGTTGATAAACCAAACAAGAGAGACATAGAATACTATTCAGCGCTCTAGATATATCCATAAAAAGGACCAAAGCCAGAAATGATCCAAAGTGGTTAACTCCAAGGCATGGACTCAGAGTTGTGAGCCGGAGAATGGAGAGCAAAGACATTCCTCTTGTCAATTtatacatttctcttttcttaatatttatttttatttatttatttgactacacTGCGTCTTAGTTGTCGCATGgcagatctttagttgcagtaagtggaacctagttccctgaccagggatcgaacccttccctgccccccactTCAGCAtagggagtgcagagtcttaaactCTGGGACCAGCTGGGAAATCCCCAGTTTAAACGCTTCTAAATTGGAGGTTGAAGTTTTACTTGTATGACTATGTCtgttatttaaatacttttaaaaagtagaattttatGTAGGAAACCTATAAAATAAAGTTTCAGAGGAAAGTCCATAgcaataattgtattattttgcaAGAAAGACTGCAAATAGATGGCCAAGATTTCAACtcaagaaaccagaaaaataaaaacaaataagcccaaagaagcagaaagaattaatgaagataaaagtaaaaacttGTAAGGGAATAACAATATGTGTgcattgtgtgctcagtcacatccaactctgtgagatgctatggactgtagcctttcaggctcctctgtccatgggattctgcaaggcaagaatactgatatgggttgccatgccctcctccagggatcttcacaacccagggatcaaatctgtggcatctcctgtatcttctgcatcacaggtgaattctttagcgCTGAGCCACCATATGGTTCAACATAAGACATATTTGAAAGGAAGAGACATTTTCCAAGTTAACCTAGAAAATCCatgggaataataaaaaatagttgCAACAAATATTAGTGTTTTATAAAGAGACCAGATAAAAGATAACAGCTTTCTTAGGTTCCTAGTAGTAAtcagaaagttaaaatttttatacataaaatgctacataaatattttaatgtacataaatattttaatatataagatcaatattttaataaataatattataatcattaaacttttaaatataaaagtatatagaATCCATAAGAGCAATAAAAGATATGAAATGCctagaaatacatttaataagAATTTTGCAAGATTTATGCAAATAAACTCTAAAATTTTTCTGAAAGgctttgtattagtttcctgtggctgctgtcatAAATTGCCACAAACTGATCAGGCTGGTTCCTTTACAGAGGCTCTGAGGAAGATACTGCCACATCcttctctcctagcttctggttgTTACTGGCATATCTTATTACCCCCTTAGCCTGCATCATTGTGATCTCtatctctgtcttcacatggtcttctaTATTTTCACATAGTCCTCTATATCTGTGCATCCTTTCTATCTCTTACAAGGACTCTCATTTGATTTATAAACCACCCTAATTCAACATGATTTCATCTCAATACTTgctttaattacatctgcaaaatccctatTTCCAAAAACATTTTGGGGTTCtgaatagacatgaatttggggagTACCCTGTTCAACCCACTTTAGGCTTAACATGacctgaataaatatatattgttccTGAATAGGAGgacttaacattttaaacatataattttgtaattataaacaaaaatactaggagcataatgaaaattaaatggagaTAAAATCTTAATTGTTATAAAAGGAAACAGGAAGGAGGAATAAAGACAAGATGAAaccaatagaaaacaaatagaaaaaagataaatttaatcCCAGTTATATCAacaaattaactaaaaataaatatcaatagatGTCAGatagttttaagaaaataattaattatattatgctcattagaaacatactTTAAACATAAAGACACAGATAACTTGAAAGTATaatgatggaaaaaaatatagcGTGGAAACACTAATTAAAAGAAACCTGGTATAATTATGTTTAAGAGAAAAAGTGTTCTTTCAGGCAAGTGTTACTAGAGATAAGGAAAaacatttcataataataaaaggatCAGTTCAGCAGGAAGACCCAACAAATCTAAATTTGCATAGACATCATAACAGAGCTTTAACATATTGAagtaaaaattaagtgaaataaaggaGACATAGACAAAGTCACTATCATATTAGAAGTTTTAACACACGTCTCCCAGTAACTATAAACAAAAACTCCAAAATGTCAATACGGATATATTTAAACAACACTATTAAGCAACTCgacctaattgatatatatagaACACTATACCCAACAACTGCAGAATActcattcttttcaaatgcacaCTAAAAATAGACCATATGCTGGGTTATAAAGCAAGActcaacaaatttcaaagaactgaaatcatGCAGCATATATTCTCTAACCATTAAAAtcaacacaaaaatataaataggaaATCCCAACGTGtatgaaaattaagaaacatACTTCTAAATCACCTGTGGCCCAAAGaggaaatcacaagggaaattagaaaatatttgaactgaaggataatgaaaataaagcatATGAAAACTTGTGGGATGTAGCTAAAACAGTTCCTAGAAGGAAATTAATGGCTTCTAATAAACACATTAGAAAAGCAAAATAGTTGAAAATCAATACTCTAAGCTTTTACCTTATgaatatagaaaaagaagagccaatTAGACacaaataaagcagaagaaaagaaataataaagaatgcAACTgcaatcaatgaaataaaaagtatgcAATAAAGAAATCATCACAGACAATCTTTTCTTTACAGGAATAAAATCTATGATCTCCCAGAAAAAATAACCAATAAAAGAGAAGACACAAATGACCAATATCAAGAGTTTCAGAATGTGATGTCACTACACATTCTATAGATATTGAGAGAACATGATGACAACTCTTTGCCAATAAACTTGACAAAACagacaaattctttgaaaaatacaatttaccaaaactgatataaaaagaaataaaaatactaatactCTGACACATGTTTAATAAATTGAATACATGGATAGAATTTCATAAAGATCATCTAGGCTCAGGTGACTTTCAaggtaaatttttataaatatttaaggagaaataatagtaatatctcTCAGATCCTTTCAGAGGttagagaaaacaggaagaatTAATTACTTGTTTTATTAGGTTAACATAAatatgataccaaaaccaaaatcCTTTCTGTATATGGattcaaaaattctaaataaaacattattacatttaatacagacatagaaaaaaagataatacataaTGACCAAGAATGATTCAtaccaggaatgcaaggttggtttaacatTCTAAAATAATCAATACACGGACTTACCAGCATtctccaatggttaagactcctcgcCTCCACttcaggggccatgggtttgatccctggctgggaactgggatcctgcatgccatatggtacagccaaaaaataaaataaaataatccatatAATTCATcacattaatggaaaaaaaagaaaaaacatatgattatctcaataaatacagaaaatgcaTTTGATTCAAAAAACCACTCAGGACAAAAACTCTCATATGTTAAAATAGAAGGGAACTTTATTAATATGacaaaaaatatctacaaaaaaccTAAACCAAAGCATTGCAGCTTACATGTTTGATGGTGAAATATCAAATACTTTCTCTCTGAGGTACAAATGTAATTCTGTGGGAAAAAGAATGGCTTTCTCAACATACAAAGCTAGAAC is a window encoding:
- the LOC102265209 gene encoding LOW QUALITY PROTEIN: SNRPN upstream reading frame protein (The sequence of the model RefSeq protein was modified relative to this genomic sequence to represent the inferred CDS: inserted 2 bases in 2 codons), which encodes MEQARDCLRLRWTTAQHTPEVEVQVKCQRNXQLSNQECQLYLRESXQMQICVTDFQVKSRQVFLVETPRSDKNSSGT